The DNA segment GTGGGAGCAGAGGATGCTTGGTCAGGAGCCGGGACAGGCACGCTGCTGTCCCGCTTATGGGCTGTGCCACCATTGTCAAGAACAGCCCCTACCAGCATGGCGTGAGAAACAGCAGCCGGGGAGCTGGGCACGAATCACCCACACTGAAAGGACTGGGAAAAGCTCGTGGGCTGGTAAAGGGTGTGTCGCCAAGGTGACAGCCTCACCTGCTGACTTGGGAAGTTCACGTTTTCTTTGAATTAATTGATCTTggaatttaaaattgttaatgtGGTTGCTTTTCATGTCCTTGGGGTTCTGGTCCTTCTGTCGGCTGTTGTCTATTTTcagtccctctttttttttttttttttattgtatacaaatgggatacatgttgtttctcgtttgtacatagagtcaaggcgtaccatttgtgtaatcatacgtttacatagggcaatgatgtttgattttttttttccttcccccccacccctcccacccctcccacccctcttttccctctatacagtccttctttccttcattcttcccgctctccttatccctaaccctaaacctaaccctaaacctaatgctaacccctcccaccccccattatatgtcctcatccgcttatcagcgagatcattcatcctttagttttttgagattggcttatctcacttagcatgatattctccaatttcatccatttgcctgtaaatgccataattttatcattcttcattgcggagtaatattccattgtatatatatgccacagtttctttatccattcatcaattgaaggacatctaggttggttccaacatctggctattgtgaattgagcaactatgaacattgatgtggctgtatctctgtagtatgctgattttaagtcctttgggtataggccaaggagtgggatagctgggtcaaacggtgggtccattccaagctttctgaggaatctccacactgctttccagagtggctgtactaatttgcaaccccaccagcaatgtatgagtgtacctttttcaccacatcctcgccaacacctattgttgcttgtgttcttgataatcgcagtccctcttttttttaacaaattaaagtGGAAGATTAACGCCTCTGTAGGAATGGAGGATGCACAACATGGTGAGCTTAGCTCGACGGTCCGTGGAAGACGTgtgtccctgcctcctcctccccatcctctcgGAGTGCAAACAGCAGCCACTGACCCTCCAGACACCCGCGCCATGGCGTTGGACGGTGTCCACGCTGTCCTCACCTGTACTGCTCCACAGTGGGACTTGTCCACTCAGTCAGGAGGACGCACAGAGTGAGCGAGACCATCGGGCCCATGTGGGTGAGTGGGGCGGACAAGGGCTTCGGGCCTGGCGTTCACTGGCACAGCCTGCTCGTTCATGTTGTTGAATCCGCAACGATTCGACACTGCTGTGACGAAAACGGGACTGGGAACCAGGTCCTTAAATAAAACTGAACATGTTCTAAGTATGAGTACCGTGTATTCCCTCTAAGCATCAGGCAGCCGCCTCCTGCTCCCGCGCACCAGGCCCCGCCCAGCCGCGTCCGAGAAGGAGCCCGAGCCGCCCGGCCCCAGAGTGGAGAgcgacgaggaggaggaggaggacgacaaggaggacgaggaggagaaagaaaagagtctCATTGTGGAAggcaagagggaaaagaaaaaagtagagagGTTGGCAATGCAAGTGTCTTCCTTACAGAGAGAACCATTTACAGTCGCACAGGAAAGGGGCAGAAACTTTTGGAATTGAAAGGATACATTTCTTTCTgagcaagaaaaaaacagatgaacTTAGAAATCTACACAAACTGCTTTACAACAGACCAGGCACTGTGTCCTCATTAAAGAAGAATGTGGGGCAGTTCAGTGGCTTTCCATTTGAAAAAGGGAGTATCcaatataaaaagaaggaagaaatgctgaaaaaatttagaaatgccaTGTTAAAGAGCATCTGTGAGGTTCTTGATTTGGAGAAATCAGGAGTAAATAGTGAATTCGCGAAAAGGATCCTGAATTTCCTAATGCATCAAAGCCTTCTGACAAACCATTGCCAAAATCTAAAAAAACCTCTAGCAAAGGCAGTAAAAAAAAACGAAATAGTTCAGGAATGGCAAGTAAGGCAAAGCGAACCAAACGTCCTGAGATTCTATCGGATGAATCTAGTGGTgacaagatgaaaagaaaaacaaggaggagTCTTCAGATGATGAAGATAAAGAAAGTGAAGAGCAGCCACCAAAAAAGacctctaaaaaagaaaaagtgaaacagaaagctacttctaaaaataaaaagtctgtaaAAAGTGCAAATGTTAAGAAGGCAGATAGTAGTACCACCAAGAAGAATCAAaacagttccaaaaaagaaagtgaatctgaggatagttcagatgatgagcctttaattaaaaaattgaagaaatcacCTACAgatgaagaattaaaagaaacagTAAAGAAATTATTGGCCAATGCTAACCTGGAGGAAGTCACAATGAGGCAGATTTGCAAAGAGGTACATGAAAATTACCCTGCTTATGATTTAACTGAGAGAAAAGACTTCATAAAAACAACTGTAAAAGAGCTAATTTCTTGAGATAGAGGACAGAGACAGATGACTCGTTTCCATAGATTTGAAGTTCTGATTTATACCATTATACCAGCAAAGagaatgtatttccttttctaaatccTTATTAAGCATTGTGTTGGTAGGACTTACTGCTGACCTTTTATCTTGAGTGTTACATAAATCAGTTGGCcgttttaaaatgcatttctatgCAGTTTTTAGTTAGAATCTTGCATGGCAGTAATTGTTCCTTGCTTTTATAGCTGTATTTTGTACACTTTGGATTTCTTTATATAAGGTCATAGATTCCTGAACTGTTGTGGGTTTTAGTGCACTTCATATTAGATTGCTTAAGACATATTTTAATCAAGTAGAACAAAACTATTATAGCCAGCATTTATACATGCAATGTTTactatatttatacatgcaatgTTTGCAATGTTTACTATATATTTTGAATGCACATCTCTTCTGTCAGTGTGAACACTCAGGGGCAGTGTGCTTATCTTTAACAAGCAACAGCTGGCCAGGTGGCTAAATTGGAACCTTGCTcctgcatgtgtgtatatgtcaaACTGTCAGCATGACAGAAATGACAGGtgttacttttgtatttttaaaaaccaatttgttgtacataaagtttttttaatttcttttgtgcaGATCAGTTTTTAAATTCAACGTAGGTAGATGTCTTTACACTCGTAAACTATGAAATGTCAGTGTTCGGCGAGACGTGTGACTGCAGTGGAAGTCAGAGTTCAGCGATGGGAACTGTGAAGGAACTGTCTAGTTCTGCTTTGCCTCCAAGTGTCATCTGTTTGTAGTTTGTGTTAATTCTGCAAAAGTATCTGTGGATGCATTTTATATTAAGGACAGACCAAAATCAACACATCCAAGCTTCAAGAACTTTGGGAAAGGGTGGGAGTAAGTACGAGCACATGTGGCTTACAGTAAATGAGCTGATTTTATTAACTGCTTTTGACCATATAAAATGCTGATATTTACAGGAAACCTGGCCACCTTCATAATTATGATAAAACTACTAGGAATAATGCCAGAAGATAATGTGTAGGTAATAGCAGTTATCTCTGACAAAGAATTTctcaaaagtaatatttttaacattaaaaaaaattaatgtggaaTCAGGGCGCGTGGGTTTTAAATTTTGGCCAATCAAGATTCGAGGTGATCAACATAGGGACCATTCCTGGTCCCATCCAtgacaacccccccccccaagatCCTGtacttgggatgaaacccaggggtgctccaacactgagtcacatcctcagcccttttggaGACAGGATGtcacaaagttgcccagactggcctcaaacttgtgatcctcctgcctcagcctcctgtgtagctgggtttacaggcttTCATCCCCATATCCAGCCCACTCCTGAATTACAAGacttaagtttttttaaattaatggtcTTAATCAGTTTAAACATGCTGCCTATGAGATATTTGATGTACCAATTGAGTGTTTAAAAATCTTTGCATCatagaaatgtatatataaatgatttaacAGGTATTTTCACAGGTTTGTCTCTTGATAAAAGACATTAGGGAAAGGTATACTTAATAAAAGTGAATGGAATAAACAACTAAATGAGACCTAAAAATTGGCCtttgattttaaatatctattcttACAAACCTtgtcaataaaaattaaacagtcgtgtttaaaaaaaaaaaaatttaatttcagagAAAAGGAGCAGAGACAATCACAAAGAAGGTGTTCCGTACTCTCCGGTCCATTTTAAAAGAGCCGAGATCCTCTGGGGAGACTGCCTGGTCCTTCCTTGTGCGGCTCCCGCGGCCCCTGGGCGGTGCTGCGTTTCCGTCTGCTCCTGCAGCCCGCTTCCCACTGTTTGCATCCTGGACGCGTGGACAGCTCCTCTAGGCCACGCATCGAGCCAGAGGTGAAGTCCTGGGCAAGTGAAGGGCTCCTGGGGTTCTTGCAGATCCGGAGCAGAGCCGGAACGGCGGCAGGAGGAACGCACACCACTGTCCAGGCCCAGCGCCCAACGGGAGGTGGCCGGCTGCCCTGGAGCAGTCGCAGGGCACCCTGCAGGTGCAAGGCAGAGCCTGAGCCGTCCGGGAGCCTGGATGTGTCAACTCGGCTCCAGCCGTCCTGCATCCCCTCACGATCTCCACTGGCCCGGAGGTTCTCGTACCTACTGAATGTCCACACCTCTTAGCTCCTTTAACGTCCGGGTGTGCTGCTTATGGGAGGCACTCACGACCTCCCTGGCACTGACCCTCGGTGACCAGTGCTTGTGGCGTCCGTGGCTGTCCCGTGTCTTCTGGAAGGGATGTGCCCTCTGCTCACCTGCTGTGAACTTCCACGTCTCACATCCACTGGTCACCACGCGGCCTGGTCTTCCCCATCTCCCTTACTCTCTTCCACTTTGGTCCATGGGGGAGGCAGAGCGTCCCAGGACGTCACCTCCCATCCCTGGATGAATCCTAGGACTCTCATGCTACACGGGGTATTGAGGTTGCAAATCAACCAAGGTTCCTGCTCTTCTGACCTAAACACGAGGCGATGGTCCCAGATGACCCGGGGCGGGGGGGCAACTTAGTCACCAGCTCCTTaaatgggaggagggaggccccAGGGGCCCCGGGCACCAAACAACCCCAGGTGAGTGCAGGCTGCTCTGAGGGGGCCGAGCGGGCAGCGAGGGCCTGCTGGCCCCCAGGAAGGCAGCTGGCTCTCCACTCGGCTTGCTTCGAGTTGGGCGGGACTTGGCGCTGCCCTGTTTGGGCTGGTGCGCGCGGTGGGGCGTCTCTGCTCCGTGTCCCCGTGGCCCCCGCGTCTGCCCACAGATGCCTTCTGCCCGCTTTCTGTCCTGCAGACACGGCTTTCACCAGTTGCTTCCGGGTGTTCGCCTGGCGTCTTATGCCTGCGTTCCTCATTTCCAACTTTCCTCTTAGCTTACCTGAGTCTCCAGCAGAGTGATTACTGAGATCTTGGCTTCTGTGGGTTTTTCTGGTCCTGAGTGGAAAGCGCACTATTGTGACACTAGACCTTCTGCTATTTTATCTCGTGCTCCATTTCTATTTTGGCCGAGGTGACGGACTGCTCTCCCTCTAGGCTACACGCTAGCCGTCACGTGTTAAGCGTGACCCCTGTCGACTcctgtggtctctgacactccTGCGGCCTCCTCTGCCCCGGAAGCAGCACCGTCTAGTCTGGCCATCCTTTCTGCGCGCCTGGGCCGCCCTGTGCCTGCTGGCCGCCCTGCTTTCCCAGGCAGCCCTCCTGTGCCCAGGGCCCCGGCACATCCTGCTGGCCGCCCTCGCCCGGGGCTTCCGAGTGACGGAGCAGCGAGAGCGCCTCCTGGCTGTGCTGACGGCTGCTTCTCCCTGGTTTCTTGTCCAGAGCCCCCGCCCTGCGTGGCGCCTGCTCAGCCGCCCACGTCCTGCAAGAGTCCACTAGTGCGCCACAGCCCTCGCCACTCTTCCTCGGGACACGGGCTTTCGAATCTCTCGGTTTTCATACGAGGCTCTGTGAGCCACCACGGGGGCTCCAAGGGTCTGCCCCCGAGAGCGCCCGGCTCTGCCCCTCAAGGCCTGACCTGCCCTGCCCGCGGCCCACCCTCAGGTGCCTGGCTTCTCCTGAAGGTGGGCTTGCTTGGTCCTGTGTGCCTTTGGGGTCGAGTCTGCCCACACACCTTTGAGGTCCACCCATGTTGTGTTCTCGGCACTCTGCCTTGCTAGGCTGGGGCCAGACGCGCTGGACGGCTCAGCAGGAGAGCCCAGACCCCCACGGTCCATCTCTGATCCTCCTTGCGGTCATGCCAGGCTGGGAGGAGTGCCTCTTCCTAGAGCCTGGGCCCACTGGCCCCTCTGGCCCCGAGTTCTCTGCTCCTGCAGAGCTGGGCTTCCCTTGCTGTGCGGCCACCACACGCCCCTGGGCAGAAGCGTGAGGGGCACCATGGTCTCCTGCAGAGTCAGCAGGAAGCCAGAGCACCTGCCCGAGGCCCTGCTGCCTGATCCTTTCAAGGTTGGTGGCCGCAGACCAAGGACGGACTTGTCCACAGGCTGTTGGGTTAGCTTGTTTCCTCATTCCGTTTCAAACTTGCTTTGACCACAAACCCCTCACTCTGGGCTTTGCCTTCTGTTGGGTTTAAATGAGGAATCGGAATGTGCGACTCTTACAGCCTGACGTCTGGAAAGTCCAAAGCCCGCTGGGATCATGGACAGCTATCAAGATTCCAGGACACATGCACTTGGAAAGCCCTGGAGTCGGCTCCCGTCTTCCTGAGAAAATACTATTTCTACAGCCCTGATTTTTCTTAAAGCTGATGAAGTAGAACTCTTGCAATTTAATTTGGCAATACAAGGAGACAGAAAATCTTCACGTACTCCCACCACACCCCTGCTACGCGCTGCCTGATGCAGACAGCAGCAGAGTGGACAGGTCCTGTTCCCAGTCCTGAGGAGCTCGGGCGCACTGACAGGCTCAGCCACCATCGGAGCACTCTGGATCCGCGTTGCTTTTCTGGCCATAGAATGAGATCGCCGCTTAGATGCCACTAAGCTTGCACTGGAAGGTCCTCAAAGGCTGGTGTGTTGGAGGCCTGGACTCCAGGGCAGCAGTGTGCAGAGGGGTCTCCTGGGAAGTGACGGCATCAGGAGGGCCCTGGCCTCTGCAGCGGGTTATTCCAGGGTGGATTCGCAGCTGGATGGACCACCTGACCCCTCCGGGAGGTCCTTGGGGGCGTCTGGGGACTGGAcctcctggccccttcctctccctctgcttgCTGGCTGCCCTGAGATGAGACCTTTCCTCCgccacacccttcctccatgTAGCTCAGAGCTATGGAGCCAGCCCACCGCCGGATGGAACTGCTGAAACCGTGAGCTCAGCTTAAATCTTCCTGCCCCAAGCtgactttctcaggtattttgtcacatgaACAAAGCTGGTTAGCGCAGGTGGGCAAAGTTTTTGACCAACAAATACCAGAATAAGACTTGAGCTTTCCGTTTGCCTTCTGTAAGGAATCTTAGAGAGGCAGGCCTGGTCCACCCAGCTCTCAGGCACCTCTGTGCGCTGACTGAGGGGCACACCCCTGCCCTGTGCCTCTGGGCCCCTCCTGAACAGCACAGCCCATAGGAGAAGAGTGTCACACAGGCTGCGCCTGCCCACAGCGGCCACTGCTGTCTAAGGTGGTCCTCAGTGAAGTCGGCCTGCTCTCCCAAAGGTACGCAGGTTCTGGCCCTGATTCTTATACGTAGAATCAGCAGGTTTCCCAGAACCTGCAGTGTCCCGACGCCTTAGATCTGGAGGGACCCACTCGAAGGTGTGTGCCTGGGACCTTGGACAGAGTTCCGCCCTGTTATTGTCAGAGCCAGTCAGATCCTGGACTCAGAGCAATGGCAATATCTCAAGTGAAGCGGGGGGCTCCAAACACACCCAGCAAGCTCAGACTCAAGCAGGAGCTGACCCCTGACCCCAGCTGCTGGGGAAAGTAGTGGACTTGGCCGGCCAGGGGGCCCCTTTACTGGGCACTCACTGCTCCTGGGATCCACTTAAGACTCCATTTCTGATGCCAAACTGctaaaggaaaacatttagaCAAATTTAGGAGCAAAGAATGATACCCGAGTCAGGCTGCACCCTGACCCAGCTCTTGGGACTCCGGGCAACACTGGGTGGGCAGCACTTTAGACGGCAGACTGAGTGGCGTGCAGAAATAGCCTGATGTCACCAATCGGCTTCAGACCTGCCCCAGTGGCGTGTGTTCCGTCTGGCCAGTTGTGGGTCAGTGTGCGGGGCTGGGGGCCGGGGCACAGGAAGCTCTGCCTTTCGCGAGTGTGGTCAGCTCTGTGACGGCCCGAGAGCCAGGCTGAGGCCCATCACAGGAGCAGCTCCGAGTCGGCTGTGGGGCCGTGTCGGGATCCAGGCAGCAGCACAGCCCTGGCCAGCAAGGCCCACCTTGGCGATGCGCCCGGGGCGTGGAGGGCCAGCCCCATGGTCCTGGGGCTAAGGACCCAGAAGCGCCAGGGTCAGCTGGGCCCAAGGCAAAGGCCCGAGGACAGGGAGCCCTGGAGTGGAGTCGGGGCCAAGGCAGGGGAGGCCCATGCCGCAGCCTCAGCCAGCAGGAGGAGGACCTGCCGGCGCTGTTCCCCACACCGCGCCCACCACACCACTCGGGGCGCCGGCCCCCCAGACAGTGCCTGGGACCCGAGACTGCGCCAAGGAGCCGACTCAGCACTTCCCACAGGCCACCCTGGCGCTCAGTCCACTTTCAATTAGAAGGCTCTAGAAAGTGACTTTTTGTGGTAAAACATACCCGGGGCCGGGTGGCCTTAGCCGTTTTTAGGTCACAGCTCAGGGTGTTCTGCACGGTCAGTCCCTCCGTGCGCTGGCACCGCAGCGTCCTGCTCCCTGCGCTTCTGCGGAGTGAACGGAGTCTCCCTCACCTGCTGGACTTGTCAATTCACCTCACATTCATTCTGCTTGAGAAAAGCCGTGGCGTCAGCGTGCGGGGGCTAGCAATGACGAGAGCGGCCCGCGCCCTCTCCTGGGCCTGAGACCCCGCCTCAGCGGAGCCTGTCCCCTGCAGCCGCCCGCCTGCTGGCCAGGTCCCACGCACAGAGTGCTCCTCCAGTCTCCGAGGGCACAGGTCTCTCTGGGGAGGGGCACCCCGAGGAGAGGGCACCTCACCAGTTTCCAGTTTCTCCAGGGAAGCTGGCTTGTTTGGACCTGCTCCACCCGGGCTGGCTATTTGTGACTGTCCGCTGGCTTTCCGTCACCATGACAAACACCTAGGGTGATCAACCTGCAAAGAGGAAAGTCGATCTTGGTTCCGAGTTTTGGGGGCCCCTGTCGGTGACCAGTGGGCGGCGctcttggacctgtggtgaggagCACACTGTCCTGGGAGCCCCTGGGGGCAAACCAGGCACCTGGCcagaagagagaggcaggaggaggcccgGCCTGGCCCATTCCAAACGGGGCCACAGCCCCCACAGCGCAGGCGGGACGCTGGCTGGGTGCCCGTGCAGGCCAGCAGCTTCCTCCTGCTTCGCCCCTTTGTCGTCTGTTTTGACAGGTTCAGGGCTAGAGGCTCATTAGctgtgctgtttttcttttcagcaacTCGGCTGGTTTACGAATTCGCCTCCTCTGCTCTGAACGCTCTTTCTCATCCTGCTTGGCTCCTGTGCCCTCGCTCTCCTTGGGATGCAGCCGTCAGGTGTGCACGCTGCTGGCTCTGCCCTGAGTGCTAGTGCAAAGGCTTCCCTGACCAGTCCCTTTCTAAAGGGCCCAGCTTGGAGGCCCTAATTTCTTTTTAGAGCCAGTGACTGTTAGAAGGTGTTTAGGCGGCTTTTTCACTGATGTGAAAAGAGAGATCAGACCTGACaacaacaattttagaggaaaagtttgtttggggctcaGCTCAGAGGTCTCGGTCCTCGGAAGGCGGGCTCCGTTGCTTGGGCTCAAGGCGAGGCAGGATGTCATGGTGGGAGAGCGTTCTGGGGCAGAGCAGTGGGACAGGCACCAGGACGCGGAGTCCATCCCTGTCGACAGGATAAGGTGGGAATCACTGCTCTCTGGGAGTGAGAGCTGCAGAGCCTGGGTTACAAAAAGAAATATCGGGGACGTGGACCACAGGCCGTGGGCAAGCCTGGCCAGTCCCTGCCTGACACGGTCCCCTCTGATGGAGTCTGATTCCCAGGCCAGGCAGCCCCTCCAGATCTGTGGAGGGGCGAGACGGGACTGGGTGACCAGAGATAGAGATGGTGGGACAGACGTCATTTTGTACACGTGCGCCAGGAGGATTGAGGGGACTCGAGGTAAGGTGTTCACTGTGCCCAGccggccactgtgcccagctggccACCACGACTCCACGGGGAAGGGAGCCACCGGTGACCTTTCTGCAGAGGTCTGGGAGGCTAGCCTGAGCCAGGGTCACAGGAGGTCATTCCTGAGGACAGATTCTTGACCCAATGCCTCCTGGACCTGTCCTCTGTGTCAGGGGAACCACTGGAAGGCAGATGTCCTGGGAATCTCAGGGAACCAAGGCCACCACCTGCCAGCTCCCAGGGATGGTCCTGGGCTTCCTGGATGGCTCCCGGGACTGGTCCAACCTGAGGCACTGGGTAGGCCTGGTCATGGGCAGGCACCAGATAAACTTCCTTCTCCACAGGGGCGCGTGATTCTCAGTGCTGTCCTGTCCCCGCCTGGACCAGGTCCCACGGCGAATCGGGCCGGGCTCCTGAGCAGTTCCACTAGcctcctgcctgtccctgggGTGATTTCCACTCCCGCCACCTTCTCATTACGCCAGGACCCCAACCCGATCTTAGGAGACCTATGGTCTCAGCAAAGGGCCAAGTAGACGTTGCTGCCTGGGGAACGTAGTTGCCTGCCCCCAGAGACGGAGTGGACCCTGCAGTGGTCAGATGACAATACAGTGGGGGCACGGACCCCCGCAGTGGTCAGATGACAATACCTGGGGACACAGACGGCACCCCCGTTGAGATCCACCTACGGTCCTTCTACTTTCCCGCCAGAACAGGATCACTGACACCTGATGCCTGCTGCACTGAGTCTGACCCAGGGGGCTTTGGTAGGGTGCTCTAGCCTGAAATGCCTCTGCATTGGGGTCGCGAAGGGCCCCGTAAAGGAGGTTAGTTCAGGACCGTCACATAATCAATGAAGCGTGGTCCCTTCACCCTAACCCACACACTCTCCTTACCCAGAGCCCCAGGGGACTGTCCACCTGACTGTCCTAGATTTGAAGGGGGCCCTTTTCTGAATTCCTTTACATCCAAAGAACCCACCTGGGTTTGCCTCTGAGGCTCCTACTGTAAGACAGGACAAGCTACCTGGACGGCGCCCCCAGGGATTTAAAGACAAGGTCCACCTGTTGGGCAGCACTGGCCCAAGGCCACATGGGCTGGTCATACCCTGACAGAATGTTCCTTCAGAAGGTGGATGGCCTAAAACAGTCTCGGGGGGAGGGCTCAGTTGTGCCTCCTGGGTTACTTGGACATGACACTGGAAGGTGGAACTCTAAAGTGTGGCCCAGAAAGATTCCAACCTGTACCCTCATGTCCCCTTCCTCAGACAGCAGAGCAACTCAGGGCTGGAACCTGCATACGGGGAGAAGGCGAGACAACTCTGATACCTTAAGGAAGCACAGGGACATTCACCGCCATTATCAATTGGACTCCAGAGGCCAGGAAAGCCTTTGATACATTTAAGGACccatcttgggctggggagatagctcagctggtagagtgcttgccttgcaagcacaaggccctgaattcgatccccagcactgccaaaaaaaaaaaaaggacccatCTTACCCAGGCCCCTGCTCAGGGCCTGCTACTCACTCCAATTTTCAATCTTacagaaaggaaaggagtggTCACTAAATCACAGGGGTCACTCCCCAGCCAGCGGGATTCCTACGTAAAGAGACAAACCAGGTGACCGAGGGGGACTGGATATCTTAGAGATGTGGATGAGGGGTAACCACTGGTACCTAGGGAAGGCCCTGCTGTCCTCACCTCCAGGACACAGAAGTATTCCAGGCTCTAAGGTGGTCTCTGAACAGACCGCTGGTCACTAGGAACATGAGCTTCCTCTGGGAGGACCCTGCTGTCCTCACCTCCAGGACACAGGAGGAGTCCAGGCTCTAAGGTGGTCTCTGAACAAATCACTTGTCCCTAGGTACAAGAACTTACTCTGGGAAGGTCGTACTGTCCTCACCTCCAGGACACAGGAGGAGTCCAGAGTCTAAGCCAATCTCTGGCGAACAGACCACTGATCCCTAGGCACATGAGTTTGCTCTGGGAAGACCCTACTGAAAGAAGAGCACGGAGCCACAGTCCAAAGCTAATCACCAGAGAAGTCccgttttattttagaaatgcacACACTTACAAAGGGtcgggaagaggctgattggttggggcatgcaacggggtgagagttgattgggtgagccttgttgctgggggcgGGGCGATGgctgattgggtgagccttgttgctgggggcgGTGCGGGGTGTCGGGCACTGATTGGGTGCAAGTTCCTGCTGgcgggaagaagttatgaggagtaaaacCAGGAAGAGAAGCTCGGCCAGCGCCATGTTGGTACCTAAGTGGGGGTGACCTTATGTTCCTccctttcttgttttatattgGAAGGGGCGTTGCTCAGTCTGGC comes from the Sciurus carolinensis chromosome 9, mSciCar1.2, whole genome shotgun sequence genome and includes:
- the LOC124993776 gene encoding LOW QUALITY PROTEIN: protein DEK-like (The sequence of the model RefSeq protein was modified relative to this genomic sequence to represent the inferred CDS: inserted 4 bases in 3 codons): MVSLARRSVEDVCPCLLLPILSECKQQPLTLQTPAPWRWTVSTLSSPVLLHSGTCPLSQEDAQSERDHRAHVASGSRLLLPRTRPRPAASEKEPEPPGPRVESDEEEEEDDKEDEEEKEKSLIVEGKREKKKVERLAMQVSSLQREPFTVAQXKGAETFGIERIHFFLSKKKTDELRNLHKLLYNRPGTVSSLKKNVGQFSGFPFEKGSIQYKKKEEMLKKFRNAMLKSICEVLDLEKSGVNSEFAKRILNFLMHXKPSDKPLPKSKKTSSKGSKKKRNSSGMASKAKRTKRPEILSDESSGDXDEKKNKEESSDDEDKESEEQPPKKTSKKEKVKQKATSKNKKSVKSANVKKADSSTTKKNQNSSKKESESEDSSDDEPLIKKLKKSPTDEELKETVKKLLANANLEEVTMRQICKEVHENYPAYDLTERKDFIKTTVKELIS